TCTCCAGCGCCTTGCCGACCGCCACGAACGCGAAGGTGCCGGTGATATGCGTGGCTGCGCCCAGCCCGGCGCCGCAGTCCAGCTTGAGCGTGGCATCGGCGTCGAGCTGCGGACGGATGCCGCACACGCTGCCGTCGGCCTGCGGATACTTGACGTTCTCCAGCGAATACACCGCCGGCACACCGAAATAGCGCTGTGGATTCTTGGGGAAGTGGAACTCGCTGCGCAGCTTCTTGCGGATCAGCGCCAGCATCGCATCGTGCTCGGTACGCGAAACATCGCGTACCCGCACCAGCGTGGGATCGGTGCGCCCGCCGGCAGCACCCACGGTCAGCAGCGGCAGCTTGCGTCGGCGGCACCAGGCAATGGTTTCCACCTTGACCCGGAAGCTGTCGCAGGCATCGATCACCAGATCGAAGCCGTCGCCCAGCAGCGTGTCGATGTTGCCGGCGGTGAGGAAGGATTCCACCGCATCGGCCTCGATCTCGGGGTTGATCGCCACGCAGCGCTCGGCCATCGCACGCGCCTTGTTGCGTCCGTACTGCCCAGCCAGTGCCGGTAACTGCCGATTGGTATTGGACACGCACAGATCGTCTGCATCGATCAGGCGCAGATGGCCCACGCCGGTGCGCGCCAGCGCCTCCACCACCCACGAGCCCACCCCGCCCATGCCGACCACCGCCACGCGGCAGGCCGCCAGGCGCTCCACCGTGCCGACTCCATACAGCCGGTCGATACCGGCAAACCGTTCACGCCATTGTGCTTTCATCGCCCTATTTTACGCGCGCCATCCGCGGCGCGTCCGCCCAACTGCACGCCTTGCTGCCGGAGCATTCGTCATGACCGACTCCTCTGCCAATCAATCGCGCGCGGCGCGCTACGCCTTCATGCTGGTGCTGGGCGTGCTGATCGGGCTGGTAACCACGGTGATGGTGGCGCGGGTGCTGCAGGCCCGACGTGATCCGGTCCCCGACAGCCTGATGCAGGTCATGGCCTACCAATTGCGCGCGCTGCAGCCGCCGCCTGGCTCGACCTGCACACCAGAGCAGCAACAGGCGCGCCTGCGCTCGCTCCGCCTGCTCGCCGACGAACTGGAGCCCGCATTTGCGAACCTCGGCGAGGACCGCCGCTTTGGGGAACATACCGAGGGGCTACGCACGGCGCTGGACCGCGCGCCAGCCGCCGATTGCGCGGCAGTTGCGAGCTTGACCACGCCGATTTCCGACGCCTGCGACGCCTGCCACCGTGACTTTCGATGAACGGGATGCTCTGGTAATCCCCCCACTTCTAGCGGTCGCCAGAAGTGGAGCTAAGCGGCCATCGCCAACTTCATCGCTGGTGTGATGCCGCCGAGCGCCATATTCGGGCGCTCGTGGTTGTACGTCCATAGCCAGCGGGTGGCTTTGTCCTGCACTTGGTCGATGGTGTCGAACAGGGTTCGGGCGAGCCAGGCGTAGCGGATGGTGCGGTTGTAGCGTTCAACGTAGGCGTTCTGCTGTGGCTTGCCCGGCTGGATGTGCTCGACCCGGATGCCATGCCGCTGCGCCCAGGACAGCAACGCGCCACTGATGTATTCAGGGCCGTTGTCGCAGCGGATCACAGCGGGCTTGCCGCGCCACTCGATGATCTGCTCCAGC
The window above is part of the Xanthomonas cassavae CFBP 4642 genome. Proteins encoded here:
- a CDS encoding tRNA threonylcarbamoyladenosine dehydratase, with protein sequence MKAQWRERFAGIDRLYGVGTVERLAACRVAVVGMGGVGSWVVEALARTGVGHLRLIDADDLCVSNTNRQLPALAGQYGRNKARAMAERCVAINPEIEADAVESFLTAGNIDTLLGDGFDLVIDACDSFRVKVETIAWCRRRKLPLLTVGAAGGRTDPTLVRVRDVSRTEHDAMLALIRKKLRSEFHFPKNPQRYFGVPAVYSLENVKYPQADGSVCGIRPQLDADATLKLDCGAGLGAATHITGTFAFVAVGKALEMLLTPKAGAAKPAAAMAVAS